A single Streptomyces mirabilis DNA region contains:
- a CDS encoding TetR/AcrR family transcriptional regulator, with protein sequence METAKTTPERPYHHGDLRRAILSAALDVIAAEGPSALSLRDLARRAGVSHAAPAHHFKDRTGLLTAIAAEGHALLSAALTEATDLRDAGVHYVRFAREHPAHFQVMFTPELLRENDLELTTARALTADRLRQAVSDRVPEPGTDPRLAGVAAWSLAHGFATLLLGHNLDGALGDQDPEEVFRTLTGMLFQPPSA encoded by the coding sequence ATGGAGACCGCGAAGACCACTCCCGAACGTCCCTATCACCACGGCGACCTGCGTCGCGCGATCCTGAGCGCCGCGCTCGACGTCATCGCCGCCGAAGGCCCGTCCGCGCTGAGCCTGCGCGACCTGGCCCGCCGGGCAGGCGTCTCGCACGCGGCTCCGGCCCACCACTTCAAGGACCGCACCGGCCTGCTCACGGCGATCGCGGCCGAGGGCCACGCGCTGTTGTCGGCCGCGCTCACCGAGGCCACGGACCTACGGGACGCGGGCGTCCACTACGTACGCTTCGCGCGTGAGCACCCCGCGCACTTCCAGGTCATGTTCACGCCGGAGCTGCTGCGCGAGAACGACCTGGAGCTGACCACGGCCCGCGCCCTGACCGCGGACCGCCTGCGCCAGGCCGTCTCCGACCGAGTGCCGGAACCGGGCACCGACCCCCGCCTCGCCGGAGTCGCCGCCTGGTCCCTGGCCCACGGCTTCGCCACGCTGCTCCTCGGCCACAACCTGGACGGCGCGCTCGGCGACCAGGACCCCGAGGAGGTCTTCCGCACCCTGACGGGAATGCTGTTCCAGCCACCGTCGGCGTGA
- a CDS encoding SCO6745 family protein, with product MVQGDGAVGREIGIGTGAGVELGEVRRLWHLLEPLHAVLYYAPEVFEESAALGYVGSAEERWPTYFPFRAAPLGAVGSERVSSAFYSFSPRMVAAHMDSAWDTASPADVLKARERGMDRAYRAIFGDRAASPELVEAAGLLRRAAKAADTAGRPMAAANAEPAWPAAPHLQLWHAATILREHRGDGHLAALLVAGLDPVEALVSFAAIGAASVERFESRGWSPQEWSAARERLVARGLVTESGTATPAGRELRAEVERHTDELAAAPWLVLTPSDRGRLTELLGEFWVAVLGSGLLPSESTLGIGKV from the coding sequence ATGGTTCAGGGGGACGGGGCTGTCGGTAGGGAGATCGGGATCGGGACGGGGGCCGGGGTCGAGCTCGGCGAGGTGCGTCGCCTGTGGCACCTGCTGGAGCCCCTGCACGCCGTGCTCTACTACGCGCCGGAGGTCTTCGAGGAGTCGGCCGCGCTCGGGTACGTCGGGTCGGCGGAGGAGCGCTGGCCGACGTACTTCCCCTTCCGTGCCGCGCCGTTGGGGGCGGTCGGGAGCGAGCGCGTCTCCTCCGCCTTCTACAGCTTCAGCCCGCGGATGGTCGCCGCGCACATGGACTCCGCGTGGGACACCGCGAGCCCCGCGGACGTGCTGAAGGCGAGGGAACGGGGGATGGACCGGGCGTACCGCGCGATATTCGGCGACCGCGCGGCGAGCCCCGAACTCGTCGAGGCCGCAGGGCTGTTGCGCCGCGCCGCCAAGGCCGCGGACACCGCGGGCCGGCCCATGGCCGCGGCCAACGCGGAGCCGGCGTGGCCGGCCGCCCCGCACCTCCAGTTGTGGCATGCGGCGACGATCCTGCGCGAGCACCGGGGTGACGGCCACCTCGCGGCGCTGCTCGTCGCCGGGCTCGACCCCGTCGAAGCGCTCGTGTCCTTCGCGGCGATCGGCGCGGCCTCCGTCGAGCGCTTCGAGAGCCGTGGCTGGAGCCCGCAGGAGTGGAGCGCCGCCCGTGAGCGCCTCGTCGCGCGCGGCCTCGTGACCGAATCCGGCACCGCCACACCCGCGGGTCGCGAGCTGCGCGCCGAGGTCGAACGTCACACGGACGAACTGGCCGCCGCGCCCTGGCTCGTCCTCACCCCGTCCGACCGCGGCCGACTGACCGAGCTGCTCGGCGAGTTCTGGGTCGCGGTGCTGGGTTCGGGGCTGCTGCCGTCGGAGTCCACGCTGGGGATCGGGAAGGTGTGA
- a CDS encoding antitoxin — MGIFDRFKDQAKSKGKDMSDAGEREINEKTGNKYTDQVDDAQQKIEGATGMDREPTDRPDQP; from the coding sequence ATGGGCATCTTCGACAGATTCAAGGATCAGGCGAAGTCCAAGGGCAAGGACATGTCCGACGCCGGGGAACGGGAGATCAACGAGAAGACGGGCAACAAGTACACGGACCAGGTCGACGACGCCCAGCAGAAGATCGAGGGCGCGACGGGCATGGACCGCGAACCGACCGACCGGCCCGATCAGCCGTAG
- a CDS encoding HNH endonuclease family protein, with the protein MVRLRGGAAAAALVLFVVGAGVSGCKKDTTGSAGPQGTAAGGGAALTAVDSLTVKGRAPKTGYSRARFGTAWADTDSNKCDTRDDILKRDLKNVKFTGGTCKVVSGALDPDPYSGKEVTYKRGRSLVDIDHLVALSDAWQKGAKYWDASKRIALANDPLNLLSVDASTNRSKGDGDTATWLPPNKGYRCAYVAAQVAVKKKYGLWVTGGEKAAMKKVLSECPGQKLPSGGNPTQAPKRFTAN; encoded by the coding sequence GTGGTGCGTCTGAGGGGTGGGGCGGCTGCTGCCGCACTGGTGCTGTTCGTCGTCGGCGCGGGGGTCAGCGGCTGCAAGAAGGACACCACGGGTTCCGCCGGCCCGCAGGGCACGGCGGCCGGCGGCGGCGCCGCGCTCACCGCCGTGGACTCGCTGACCGTCAAGGGGCGCGCGCCCAAGACGGGCTACAGCAGGGCGAGGTTCGGCACGGCCTGGGCCGACACGGACTCCAACAAGTGCGACACCCGCGACGACATCCTCAAGCGGGACCTGAAGAACGTGAAGTTCACCGGCGGCACCTGCAAGGTGGTCTCCGGGGCGCTCGACCCGGACCCGTACTCCGGTAAGGAAGTGACGTACAAGCGCGGCCGCAGCCTGGTGGACATAGACCACCTCGTCGCGCTCTCGGACGCCTGGCAGAAGGGCGCCAAGTACTGGGACGCGAGCAAGCGGATAGCGCTGGCCAACGATCCGCTCAACCTGCTGTCCGTCGACGCGAGCACCAACCGCAGCAAGGGCGACGGCGACACCGCGACCTGGCTCCCGCCCAACAAGGGGTACCGCTGCGCGTATGTGGCCGCGCAGGTGGCCGTGAAGAAGAAGTACGGGTTGTGGGTCACCGGCGGGGAGAAGGCCGCGATGAAGAAGGTGCTCTCCGAGTGCCCCGGCCAGAAGCTTCCCTCGGGCGGCAATCCGACCCAGGCGCCGAAGCGGTTCACCGCCAACTGA